The following proteins are encoded in a genomic region of Comamonas resistens:
- a CDS encoding MFS transporter: MLDVLQNRIYRRLFSAQVIALVGTGLMTVALGLLAYDLAKADAGAVLGTALAIKMIAYVGIAPIAQAFADRVPRRTLLVVLDLIRASVAVCLPFVTEIWQIYLLIFVLQTASASFTPTFQATIPDILPNEEDYTKALSLSRLAYDLESLISPMLAAALLTAISFHNLFTGTVVGFLISAALVVSVTLPATTPGPRRGIWERTTRGIRIYLATPRLRGLLAICLAVSAAGAMVLVNTVVIVKARFGLGEAEVAWALAAFGGGSMIAALTLPRILEKMPDRPVMVAGAAVLVIGTASGSLIPTYSLLLLIWFVIGFGYSAAQTPSGRLLRRSAHAEDRPTLFAAQFALSHAAWLLCYPLAGRFGAAWGLQFTFIVMSLIGFFGVMLALKLWPAGDSSDMTHDHPDLPPDHPHLRKYAKNHTHCHTFVVDDLHRAWPQNSGA; this comes from the coding sequence ATGCTGGATGTTCTGCAAAACAGAATTTATCGCCGCCTGTTTTCCGCCCAGGTGATCGCGCTTGTCGGTACTGGTCTAATGACCGTAGCGCTTGGCTTGCTTGCCTATGACTTGGCTAAAGCTGATGCCGGAGCCGTGCTGGGTACGGCGTTGGCCATCAAGATGATCGCGTATGTTGGCATCGCCCCGATCGCTCAGGCTTTTGCAGACCGCGTGCCGCGGCGAACTCTACTGGTGGTCCTTGATCTGATACGAGCGTCCGTCGCCGTCTGCCTGCCCTTTGTCACTGAAATATGGCAAATCTATCTGTTGATCTTCGTACTTCAAACGGCATCAGCCAGCTTCACCCCGACCTTTCAAGCAACAATCCCAGATATTCTTCCCAACGAGGAAGACTACACGAAAGCGCTGTCGCTTTCTCGGTTAGCTTACGATCTTGAGAGCCTGATTTCTCCAATGTTGGCGGCAGCACTATTGACCGCCATTAGTTTCCATAATCTGTTTACAGGAACAGTCGTCGGCTTTCTGATTTCGGCTGCGCTAGTCGTTAGCGTCACGCTCCCTGCAACCACTCCTGGGCCGCGCAGAGGCATTTGGGAGCGAACAACGCGCGGTATTCGTATTTACCTCGCTACACCGCGCCTGCGCGGCCTGCTGGCAATCTGCCTTGCTGTTTCGGCTGCGGGCGCTATGGTGCTCGTTAACACCGTGGTCATCGTAAAAGCTCGCTTTGGACTCGGCGAGGCTGAAGTCGCATGGGCTCTTGCTGCGTTCGGTGGGGGTTCGATGATCGCTGCGCTGACGTTGCCCCGCATTCTCGAAAAAATGCCTGATCGGCCCGTCATGGTTGCAGGTGCAGCCGTATTAGTTATTGGTACAGCATCTGGATCGCTGATCCCAACCTATTCCCTGCTACTGCTGATTTGGTTCGTGATCGGCTTTGGCTATAGCGCGGCCCAAACCCCTTCCGGTCGTCTTTTGCGGCGCTCGGCTCATGCCGAAGATCGGCCGACGCTCTTCGCAGCACAGTTTGCCTTGTCGCATGCTGCCTGGCTTCTTTGCTACCCGCTCGCGGGGCGTTTTGGTGCGGCTTGGGGTTTGCAGTTCACATTCATTGTCATGTCGCTGATCGGATTTTTCGGAGTCATGTTGGCCTTGAAACTTTGGCCCGCAGGTGATTCGTCTGATATGACTCACGATCACCCGGATTTGCCTCCTGATCATCCACATTTGCGCAAATATGCAAAAAACCATACGCATTGTCATACTTTCGTTGTGGATGATCTGCATAGGGCTTGGCCACAGAATAGTGGAGCCTAA
- a CDS encoding response regulator yields MRILLVEDDELIASGILVGLRAHGIAAAHVLTAADAECMQQEETFDAIVLDLGLPDRDGLQLLDAIRAFEPAVPVLILSARDAIEYRLSGLHGGADDYMTKPFDLRELAARLHALVRRSQGRCVQIIEAGPLRVEPDSGLAWLSGQPVELSRREVDLLVHLANAEARWLPPDSLRERLYGFGEEIHSNALNVHIHNIRRKLGNQAIETSRGLGYRLGWRRSS; encoded by the coding sequence ATGCGGATACTTCTAGTGGAGGATGATGAACTGATTGCGAGCGGCATCCTCGTAGGCTTGCGCGCCCATGGCATCGCTGCGGCGCACGTACTCACAGCAGCAGACGCGGAGTGCATGCAGCAAGAAGAAACGTTCGATGCCATCGTTCTCGATCTGGGGCTGCCGGACCGCGACGGCCTGCAACTGCTCGATGCTATCAGGGCTTTCGAGCCTGCGGTTCCGGTACTGATCCTCTCTGCGCGGGACGCCATCGAGTATCGACTATCCGGCTTGCATGGCGGTGCCGATGACTACATGACCAAGCCCTTCGATTTGAGGGAGCTCGCTGCGCGGTTGCATGCACTGGTCAGACGATCCCAGGGGCGCTGCGTACAAATTATCGAGGCCGGCCCCTTGCGTGTGGAACCCGATAGCGGCCTGGCGTGGTTGAGCGGACAGCCGGTCGAACTGTCGCGCCGTGAAGTGGATTTGCTCGTGCACCTGGCCAATGCCGAGGCGCGATGGCTGCCCCCCGACTCCCTACGAGAACGGTTATACGGTTTTGGCGAAGAGATTCACAGCAATGCACTGAACGTACATATCCACAACATTCGTCGCAAACTGGGTAACCAGGCTATCGAAACCTCACGCGGCTTGGGGTATCGTCTAGGTTGGCGGAGGTCGTCATGA
- a CDS encoding SIR2 family NAD-dependent protein deacylase gives MTDQNYKDHIPEIARRIEEADAILVGGASGMSTANQHDFYGYSKYFRDNFSEFQDAYGIRNLCGALYYRYKTSEERWAYLSKHGALLFDEPPGQTYVDLHAMIKDKNYFIVTTNQDLQFSKLFPDEKLCYPQGTSHYLQCGVPCHDDVYPSEEAVRTMAANITGTRVPKDLIPKCPRCGEEMEPWFRSPVFLEGTFWQSYMRKYQDFIEQNSHKKILLIELGVGPMTPNIIKHPFSVATYHWPKAFLVRINKDEPPTHELLRNKTITLDADIADVLRDLRTHMQAPLAITSN, from the coding sequence ATGACGGACCAAAACTACAAAGATCACATTCCAGAGATCGCCAGGCGCATTGAAGAAGCCGATGCGATCCTAGTGGGCGGCGCGTCGGGCATGTCCACCGCCAACCAGCACGACTTCTACGGCTACAGCAAATACTTCCGGGACAACTTCAGCGAGTTCCAGGATGCCTACGGAATCCGCAACCTCTGTGGCGCGCTTTACTACCGCTACAAGACGAGCGAGGAACGCTGGGCCTACCTTTCCAAGCACGGCGCGCTGCTGTTCGACGAACCACCAGGTCAGACTTACGTCGATCTGCACGCGATGATCAAGGACAAGAACTACTTCATCGTCACGACCAATCAGGATTTGCAGTTTTCCAAACTGTTCCCTGACGAGAAGCTGTGCTATCCGCAGGGAACCTCTCACTATCTGCAATGCGGCGTCCCCTGCCACGATGACGTGTACCCGTCCGAAGAAGCCGTCAGGACGATGGCAGCGAACATCACGGGCACGCGCGTACCGAAAGACCTGATTCCCAAGTGCCCGCGTTGTGGCGAGGAAATGGAACCCTGGTTCCGATCGCCGGTATTTCTGGAGGGAACATTCTGGCAGTCGTACATGCGCAAGTACCAGGATTTCATCGAACAGAATTCGCACAAGAAGATTCTCCTGATCGAGCTGGGTGTCGGGCCGATGACGCCGAACATCATCAAGCACCCCTTCTCGGTGGCCACCTACCACTGGCCGAAGGCTTTTCTGGTGCGCATCAACAAGGACGAGCCCCCAACTCACGAGTTGCTGCGCAACAAGACCATTACCTTGGACGCAGACATTGCCGATGTGTTGCGTGACCTGCGAACGCACATGCAGGCTCCGCTCGCAATCACTTCCAACTGA
- the dsbD gene encoding protein-disulfide reductase DsbD, translating to MAEHLCLKGDDLRIDLLLRRAILALVLMCCAAGAAVAGSGSFLWSNESQFLDAAEVFKLREVSQQDDWIVVEGKIAKGHYLYRHALKLTDEKGRNVPLELPAGTAKHDESFGDTEIYTSPDLSLRFPANTAGPATLHWQGCADKGVCYPPGTIPVAWSATNRVQASNHASPVPETARAAKSHEGVGDDQALAKRLGAMGPVSGMLLFLGFGLLLAFTPCTLPMIPIISTLVVGSQAKPRRAFALSLAYVLAMAGTYAAVGVAAGLAGANLQATLQSPWLLSAFAGLFLVLAVSLFGAFELQLPSAFVNRIESAGRGRAGGSLAGAAVLGFLSALLVGPCMTAPLAGGLLYIGQTGSGLTGGLVLFALGLGMGLPLLAIAAFGARILPKPGEWMDRVCVAFGYVMVAMAIMMLARFLPATVSLLLWGALALGVAFGLLGWAKALKSTGRLMWALKFGAALIGIWSILMLVGAASGADSALQPLAYMRLSTVPSGTNNASTSKPNYLAAKSVKDVQARLDEASEQGQWTLIDFYADWCVSCHVIERNVFGDTTVAERLAKLQILRPDVTRNDATDQALLKQWQVMGPPTLILVGPDGKERRAQRMVGEMEPHDFLERLSEAGAP from the coding sequence TTGGCTGAACACTTGTGTCTGAAGGGTGACGATTTGCGTATCGATCTGTTGTTGCGCCGAGCTATATTGGCACTTGTACTAATGTGCTGCGCTGCTGGCGCAGCAGTAGCGGGTAGTGGTTCATTTCTGTGGAGCAACGAATCTCAGTTCCTGGATGCAGCAGAGGTATTCAAGCTGAGAGAAGTTAGCCAGCAAGACGACTGGATCGTTGTCGAAGGAAAAATAGCTAAAGGCCATTACCTCTACCGGCATGCGCTCAAACTGACCGATGAAAAAGGCAGAAATGTTCCTCTAGAACTTCCAGCAGGTACAGCCAAGCACGACGAGTCTTTTGGCGATACGGAGATTTACACATCTCCGGACTTGAGTCTGCGGTTCCCTGCCAACACCGCAGGACCGGCTACGCTCCATTGGCAGGGCTGCGCCGACAAGGGGGTCTGCTATCCACCTGGAACCATTCCTGTAGCTTGGTCTGCGACTAACCGAGTCCAAGCCAGCAACCACGCATCGCCGGTTCCTGAAACCGCGAGAGCAGCCAAGTCTCACGAAGGTGTTGGTGACGATCAGGCGCTTGCAAAGCGGCTGGGAGCGATGGGGCCTGTTTCCGGTATGTTGCTGTTCTTAGGCTTTGGTCTGCTGCTGGCATTTACGCCTTGTACATTGCCCATGATTCCGATCATATCCACACTGGTAGTTGGCAGTCAGGCCAAGCCACGTCGTGCCTTCGCGCTATCGCTAGCGTACGTTTTGGCGATGGCCGGCACCTACGCAGCGGTGGGTGTGGCCGCAGGCCTAGCCGGCGCCAATCTGCAGGCCACACTGCAATCGCCTTGGCTCCTTAGCGCGTTCGCAGGTCTGTTTCTCGTCTTGGCGGTATCGCTGTTTGGCGCCTTCGAGCTGCAACTGCCCTCAGCGTTCGTCAATCGCATCGAATCTGCGGGGCGCGGGCGTGCAGGAGGAAGTCTTGCCGGTGCTGCCGTGCTGGGTTTTCTGTCAGCATTGTTGGTCGGGCCTTGCATGACGGCTCCGCTAGCGGGTGGGCTTCTGTACATCGGGCAGACAGGCAGCGGATTGACAGGGGGACTTGTGCTGTTCGCGCTCGGTTTGGGTATGGGATTGCCTTTGTTGGCGATCGCGGCCTTTGGTGCTCGTATTCTGCCCAAACCTGGCGAATGGATGGACAGGGTATGCGTTGCTTTCGGCTATGTGATGGTTGCCATGGCGATCATGATGCTGGCGCGCTTCCTGCCAGCCACAGTAAGCCTGCTGTTATGGGGAGCCCTCGCGCTGGGCGTAGCGTTTGGGCTCCTAGGTTGGGCGAAGGCCTTGAAGTCCACGGGCCGTTTGATGTGGGCGTTGAAGTTCGGCGCCGCACTGATCGGTATCTGGTCGATTCTGATGCTGGTGGGCGCAGCTTCTGGAGCAGATTCTGCCTTGCAGCCGTTGGCTTACATGCGGCTGTCTACAGTACCATCCGGCACAAACAATGCTAGCACAAGTAAGCCGAATTACCTTGCAGCAAAGTCCGTCAAAGACGTTCAAGCCCGACTGGACGAAGCGAGCGAACAGGGGCAGTGGACCCTGATCGACTTTTACGCGGACTGGTGTGTGAGCTGTCATGTGATCGAGCGCAACGTCTTCGGCGATACCACAGTGGCCGAGCGCCTGGCAAAGCTGCAGATACTGCGGCCGGATGTAACGCGCAATGATGCTACAGATCAAGCACTGCTCAAGCAGTGGCAGGTCATGGGACCGCCCACGCTGATTCTGGTCGGTCCTGATGGAAAGGAGCGTCGAGCGCAGCGCATGGTCGGAGAAATGGAGCCTCACGATTTCCTTGAGCGTCTGAGCGAGGCAGGCGCGCCATGA
- a CDS encoding ATP-binding protein: MSLRLRAVLITGIALVVLWGAAAGWMMRDVHANLDRTLDGRLAMSARMVSGLLERAAFSPGSADPDWNDAVRVSGGEGIACEIRSLRGEILARTVGGPHSAFENLQSGYSVREVDSRAWRVYVLRAGDYQITTADRIDERDILINELLCAASVPFLIAFFGCLAALWIGIGRGLAPLKALCRALRDKNTEDTTPIDSHGTPSELRPVLAAMNGLLGRLAKALSLQRAFTDAAAHELRTPLTVIDTHLQVVRLTQGEEAQASLRSAEEGVRRLRRTLDQMMVLARAEAPIGSDSSCTSILAVVDEIITRLDDAARARVTLVSEGADTCTPVPKSMLEAVLRNLLDNALRYSPSTCPINVKISFAEPKKQCYIEVMDRGPGLSAEHTAQIGQRFWRGDQGRRRGDGSGLGISIVRAIVERFGGSLNMMPRNQGGLIAKVTIPLG, from the coding sequence ATGAGTTTGCGCTTACGTGCCGTCTTGATCACGGGGATTGCTCTGGTTGTTTTGTGGGGCGCTGCTGCGGGCTGGATGATGCGGGATGTTCATGCAAACTTGGACCGCACCCTTGATGGCCGACTGGCCATGTCGGCGCGTATGGTCTCAGGCCTGCTCGAACGCGCCGCATTTTCTCCTGGTTCAGCAGACCCCGACTGGAACGATGCAGTCCGAGTCAGCGGTGGTGAAGGCATCGCCTGCGAGATCCGCTCACTGCGCGGAGAGATTTTAGCACGCACTGTAGGAGGCCCCCACTCCGCATTTGAAAACTTGCAGTCTGGATACAGCGTCCGAGAGGTAGACAGCCGAGCCTGGCGGGTTTACGTGCTTCGGGCTGGCGACTATCAAATCACCACAGCAGATCGCATCGACGAACGCGACATCCTGATCAATGAATTGCTATGTGCTGCAAGCGTTCCGTTTTTGATTGCGTTCTTTGGTTGCTTGGCAGCATTATGGATAGGAATTGGGCGTGGGCTCGCTCCACTCAAGGCACTGTGCCGCGCCTTGCGCGACAAGAACACTGAAGACACGACTCCGATCGACAGCCACGGGACACCATCGGAATTGCGCCCGGTCCTTGCGGCAATGAATGGCCTGCTCGGACGCCTGGCGAAAGCGTTGTCTCTTCAGAGAGCCTTTACTGATGCAGCCGCGCACGAATTACGCACGCCGTTGACCGTGATCGACACGCATCTTCAAGTAGTGCGGCTGACTCAGGGTGAAGAAGCACAGGCTTCACTTCGCAGCGCTGAAGAAGGAGTACGCCGATTGCGGCGAACCTTGGATCAAATGATGGTACTGGCCCGCGCCGAAGCTCCGATTGGCAGCGACAGCTCGTGTACTTCCATACTGGCAGTGGTGGATGAAATTATTACCCGCCTAGACGATGCTGCGCGCGCTCGCGTAACGCTTGTTAGCGAAGGCGCGGATACTTGCACACCTGTTCCCAAATCCATGCTCGAAGCAGTCCTGCGAAATCTGCTCGACAACGCGCTGCGCTATTCACCATCTACTTGTCCCATCAACGTAAAAATTTCGTTCGCCGAGCCAAAGAAGCAGTGTTACATCGAGGTGATGGATCGTGGTCCCGGCTTAAGCGCCGAACATACAGCCCAAATCGGTCAACGCTTCTGGCGAGGCGATCAAGGTCGACGACGTGGTGACGGTTCTGGCCTTGGGATATCCATTGTTCGAGCCATCGTCGAACGTTTTGGAGGGTCATTGAATATGATGCCGAGGAATCAAGGGGGATTGATCGCCAAAGTTACAATCCCTTTAGGATGA
- a CDS encoding cysteine hydrolase family protein: MRILVVVDMQEDFIRGILGTQDAQNILADVRAKIDGYLAAGDVVIYTQDTHTSDYLQTQEGRKLPVAHCIKGTHGWEIVPEVLVQGCAVIEKPSFGSLALADHVQELSGVTAIEVIGVCTDICVISNAMILRAALPEVPIQVDASCCAGSSPVGHSNALQAMQACQIEVVGG, translated from the coding sequence ATGCGAATACTGGTCGTGGTTGACATGCAGGAAGACTTCATTCGCGGAATCCTGGGAACACAAGATGCGCAGAACATACTCGCAGATGTCAGGGCCAAGATTGATGGCTATCTCGCTGCGGGTGATGTCGTTATCTATACCCAGGACACCCACACGAGCGACTATCTGCAAACGCAGGAAGGCAGGAAGTTGCCGGTCGCGCACTGCATCAAGGGAACGCATGGCTGGGAAATCGTCCCCGAAGTCCTCGTTCAAGGTTGCGCAGTCATCGAAAAGCCGAGTTTCGGATCTTTGGCACTCGCAGACCATGTTCAGGAGCTTTCGGGGGTCACCGCCATCGAGGTCATCGGGGTGTGTACCGACATCTGCGTCATATCCAATGCGATGATCCTGCGGGCGGCGCTGCCGGAAGTGCCCATCCAGGTGGATGCTTCATGTTGCGCGGGATCGAGTCCCGTTGGACATAGCAACGCGCTACAAGCCATGCAGGCATGCCAGATCGAAGTCGTAGGAGGCTAG
- a CDS encoding Sir2 family NAD-dependent protein deacetylase produces MTEQLQTVMEHIQAADAIVIGASNGLSISEGIHIFAENEDFARHFGEFRAQHGFRCIIQGCFHPYPSEAQKWAFFSRMHQYFLRDKAPSQVMQDLYDLVKDKNHFVLTSNIDAHFHLAGFDPSRLFEIEGNCRSMQCAVACHDRLYPGDDVLSELAQSVQDGKIPEELLPKCPECGGPMKVHIEIDRLFLKGSEWNERKRGFSDFIERVSGKKIVFLELGVGARNQLIKAPLMRIAECEPNASYICFNRGAEVYIPREIESKAIGVDGDIAQALRQLAAMLPA; encoded by the coding sequence ATGACGGAACAACTCCAAACAGTCATGGAGCACATCCAGGCGGCTGATGCCATTGTCATCGGCGCGAGCAACGGACTGTCGATTTCCGAAGGAATCCATATCTTTGCGGAGAACGAGGACTTCGCCCGGCACTTTGGCGAGTTCCGCGCGCAACATGGATTTCGCTGCATTATCCAGGGGTGTTTCCATCCCTATCCTTCAGAAGCGCAGAAGTGGGCGTTCTTCAGCCGAATGCACCAGTACTTCCTACGTGACAAGGCCCCCAGCCAGGTCATGCAGGATCTGTACGATTTGGTAAAGGACAAGAACCACTTCGTCCTCACTTCCAATATCGACGCTCACTTTCATCTCGCGGGCTTCGATCCTTCACGGCTCTTCGAGATCGAAGGCAATTGCAGAAGCATGCAATGCGCGGTCGCCTGCCATGATCGACTCTATCCGGGCGACGATGTGCTCTCGGAACTTGCCCAATCGGTGCAAGACGGAAAAATCCCTGAAGAACTGCTCCCGAAGTGCCCCGAATGCGGAGGACCGATGAAGGTGCATATCGAGATTGATCGCCTGTTCCTCAAGGGAAGCGAATGGAATGAACGGAAACGCGGCTTCAGCGATTTTATCGAAAGAGTCAGTGGCAAGAAAATCGTCTTTCTTGAGCTGGGCGTGGGCGCACGCAACCAACTGATCAAGGCGCCGCTCATGCGAATTGCCGAGTGCGAACCGAATGCAAGCTACATCTGCTTCAACAGGGGAGCGGAGGTCTACATCCCACGCGAAATTGAATCAAAGGCGATCGGCGTCGATGGAGACATTGCGCAGGCGCTGAGGCAACTGGCTGCGATGTTGCCAGCCTAA
- a CDS encoding HD domain-containing protein, with protein MLLENALIKHPLCQPVAKRYRQWYDFMENNVEYWMADSPWHAKDHAARVLLLALILGHKKGLDDEGMDTLSLAAVFHDSRRVDDWIDKGHGERAAHYYRERCRETNIYIDAHAAFIMHHHDLDDRIGLAEIDRMYAGRTERLALFQIFKDADALDRFRLGDDNLNVSMLRTEEAPTLIEFSKQMLQQSRNELNARSGAVTL; from the coding sequence ATGCTTTTGGAAAATGCACTGATCAAACATCCGCTATGCCAACCAGTTGCCAAACGCTACAGGCAATGGTACGACTTCATGGAAAACAACGTCGAATATTGGATGGCAGACAGTCCATGGCATGCGAAGGATCATGCCGCGAGGGTGTTGCTGCTGGCCCTGATACTCGGCCATAAAAAAGGCCTTGATGACGAAGGCATGGACACCTTGAGCTTGGCGGCCGTCTTCCATGACTCCCGCAGAGTAGACGACTGGATCGACAAGGGACACGGGGAGCGTGCGGCACATTACTACCGTGAGCGCTGCCGTGAAACGAACATCTACATAGATGCACATGCCGCCTTCATCATGCACCACCACGACTTGGACGACCGCATTGGATTGGCTGAGATCGACAGGATGTACGCGGGCCGCACGGAGCGCTTGGCGCTCTTCCAAATATTCAAGGACGCCGACGCACTGGATCGCTTTCGTTTGGGGGATGACAACTTGAACGTCTCAATGCTCCGCACAGAGGAAGCACCGACGTTGATCGAGTTCTCCAAGCAAATGTTGCAGCAAAGCAGGAACGAATTGAATGCTCGCTCAGGCGCGGTGACGCTCTAA
- a CDS encoding gamma-glutamylcyclotransferase, producing the protein MNTNTKDSSVLDRKNLSSGAFLNSFKDAPGIEWWSEERIEASMQETLAQRPNGDPIWLFAYGSLICNPVFEFAENVMATLEGWHRSFCIRLVLARGSVDQPGRMLALEPGAFTDGVALRLREEDLEQELRMVWMREMVGGVYRPEWATITLEDGRAAQAIIFTANRESHLYESDASPNAIGPVIAVAHGSLGTNRDYVLQLDNALRMKGITDGYIRELADLLAQH; encoded by the coding sequence ATGAACACAAATACGAAGGATTCTTCAGTGCTTGATAGAAAAAATTTAAGTAGCGGTGCCTTTCTTAATTCATTCAAAGACGCCCCAGGCATTGAATGGTGGTCGGAGGAACGTATCGAAGCGTCCATGCAGGAGACATTGGCGCAGCGCCCGAATGGCGACCCAATTTGGCTATTCGCCTATGGCTCATTGATCTGCAACCCGGTGTTTGAATTCGCTGAAAACGTCATGGCTACGCTGGAAGGCTGGCATCGGAGTTTTTGCATCCGCCTGGTGCTGGCCCGTGGCAGCGTGGACCAGCCTGGAAGAATGCTCGCACTAGAGCCAGGGGCGTTCACCGATGGCGTTGCGCTTCGACTGCGGGAAGAGGATCTGGAGCAAGAGTTAAGGATGGTCTGGATGCGGGAGATGGTTGGCGGCGTGTACCGGCCAGAGTGGGCGACCATCACATTGGAAGATGGCCGGGCCGCTCAAGCGATCATTTTCACGGCAAACCGGGAAAGTCATCTGTACGAGTCAGACGCCTCGCCCAATGCAATTGGGCCGGTCATTGCAGTGGCGCATGGGAGCCTGGGAACCAATCGCGATTACGTTCTCCAACTCGACAACGCTTTGCGGATGAAAGGGATAACAGACGGCTATATCCGTGAGCTGGCCGATCTGCTGGCCCAGCATTGA
- a CDS encoding nicotinate phosphoribosyltransferase, producing MSQYDDRNISMMMDLYALTMANGYFVYGNEKTWAAFDVYYRKNPDDGGFAVFAGLEQIIEHIQGLHFSERDISYLRELRQFDDAFLEYLQNFRFSGDIYAFPEGTIMYPNEPILTVIAPMIDAQMVETVILNQINHQSLIATKTRRIVNSAQGRPVFDFGARRAHNVDAAVYGARAAYIGGAAGTSNIMAGKQFGIPLSGTMAHSWVMFHDSEYKAFRRYAEQYPDDAVLLVDTYDVMRSGVPNAIRVAKEILEPMGKRLKGVRLDSGDLAYLSNRARIALNDAGLEDCRIFVSNSLDECTIRALILQGSNIDGFGVGESLITSKSDPVLGAVYKLVAVQDKEVFVPRIKVSEAASKTTNPGLKKVYRIYCEKGQAIADLITVADEILNLAKDSRYVDPEKPWQNRSFTNCSAKELQEPVIKGGRRVYPKRSIEEIRHYVEQQISQETWKEVTRLERPHVHYLDLSPAYNEMKTRMLREASMADKFMPNALS from the coding sequence ATGAGCCAGTATGACGACCGCAACATCAGCATGATGATGGACCTTTACGCGCTGACCATGGCCAATGGCTACTTCGTGTATGGAAACGAGAAAACGTGGGCTGCGTTCGACGTGTACTACCGTAAGAACCCTGATGACGGTGGATTCGCAGTTTTCGCTGGCTTGGAACAAATCATCGAGCACATACAAGGTCTGCATTTCAGTGAACGGGACATCAGCTACTTGCGTGAACTGAGGCAGTTCGATGATGCCTTCCTTGAATATCTGCAAAATTTCCGGTTCTCGGGTGATATTTATGCGTTCCCGGAAGGAACCATCATGTATCCCAACGAACCTATACTGACTGTCATCGCGCCGATGATCGACGCGCAAATGGTCGAAACAGTCATCCTGAACCAAATCAATCACCAGTCCCTGATTGCAACCAAAACGCGGCGCATAGTGAATTCGGCGCAGGGGCGACCGGTGTTCGATTTTGGGGCAAGGCGAGCACATAACGTCGATGCCGCTGTCTATGGCGCGCGAGCTGCTTACATAGGCGGAGCGGCGGGCACGTCAAACATCATGGCTGGCAAGCAGTTCGGAATTCCCTTAAGCGGGACGATGGCCCATAGCTGGGTGATGTTCCATGACAGCGAGTACAAGGCGTTTCGCCGCTACGCAGAACAGTACCCCGATGACGCAGTGCTCCTGGTCGATACCTACGACGTCATGCGTTCCGGCGTTCCTAACGCGATTCGCGTTGCAAAAGAGATATTGGAGCCGATGGGTAAGCGCCTCAAAGGCGTGCGCCTGGACTCGGGCGATCTGGCTTATCTGTCAAATCGGGCGCGAATCGCACTGAACGATGCTGGACTCGAAGACTGCCGCATTTTTGTTTCCAACAGCCTCGATGAATGCACCATCAGGGCGCTGATCTTGCAAGGTAGCAACATCGACGGTTTTGGGGTCGGGGAAAGTCTGATTACATCAAAGAGTGACCCGGTGTTAGGGGCTGTCTACAAACTCGTTGCTGTTCAGGATAAAGAGGTTTTCGTACCACGAATCAAGGTTTCGGAAGCTGCAAGCAAAACAACTAACCCTGGACTCAAGAAGGTGTACCGCATTTATTGCGAAAAAGGTCAGGCCATTGCTGACTTAATCACAGTTGCGGACGAAATACTGAATCTGGCAAAGGACTCCCGGTACGTTGATCCAGAAAAGCCTTGGCAGAATCGCAGCTTCACCAACTGTTCTGCCAAGGAGCTTCAAGAACCTGTTATCAAAGGTGGTCGCCGAGTTTATCCAAAACGCAGTATTGAAGAAATCCGCCATTATGTAGAACAGCAAATTTCGCAAGAAACTTGGAAGGAGGTCACTCGGTTAGAAAGACCTCACGTCCACTATTTGGATCTTAGCCCTGCATACAACGAAATGAAGACAAGAATGCTTCGCGAGGCTTCAATGGCGGATAAGTTTATGCCGAATGCGCTTTCATAG
- a CDS encoding metal-sensing transcriptional repressor, producing the protein MERTQKHASHPELVKRLKRAEGHLRHVVGMIESHSSCLDIARQLSAVESAITAAKRTLIHDHIDHCLDHDTQEILVEMKALAKLL; encoded by the coding sequence ATGGAAAGAACGCAAAAACATGCAAGCCATCCAGAACTGGTGAAGCGCCTAAAGCGTGCCGAAGGCCACCTTCGGCATGTTGTTGGCATGATTGAAAGTCACAGTTCGTGTCTCGACATCGCTCGCCAACTCTCTGCGGTGGAAAGCGCGATAACTGCTGCAAAACGTACGCTTATCCATGATCACATTGATCACTGCCTTGACCATGACACGCAAGAAATCCTGGTGGAAATGAAGGCACTCGCCAAATTGCTTTAG